Within Diospyros lotus cultivar Yz01 chromosome 15, ASM1463336v1, whole genome shotgun sequence, the genomic segment TTCATGGCAATGCCTAACTTCATCAACATAAACAGGCAAACTACAGCTGCTTCCATACGCTGGGCGGTAGTAATTACAATTTGGCGTGGCGTAATGCACTCCGTCTCCGGCGTTGTCGTTCTCCTCCTCCGGCTCCGGCGACTCAACGCTCACCAGCTCGGCGTAGCCCACTTTCTTCCTCAGCAAGGTGGTCAGCGCCACCGAGTCGATCCCATCTCCGACCACCACTATCTGGTCCTCCCCATTCAAGGCCACCTCTTCCACCCCTTCAAATTAATCAGCCAAACACGCACTGAATCAACTCGGCTCAAATCATGAGAtcatgtgatatatatatatatacatacatacataccaGTAAATCCAGCTGCATTGGTGAGGACTTTGGAGTGAGACTTGTTGCTGTTCATGCAAAACTTAATGACCACCTTTCGCTGCATAATTGttagtttgtatatatttataaatacatatatatgcaattaattaaaattaattagtatataatccacatagtaatTGAAAGCAGAAGTGAAGTTAGTCTCTTGTTAATTTTGATCAGAATGTCACTTACCTTCATcctacagagagagagagagagagagagagagagatggcagtGCCTAGCCCTCCCAGAGTCCCATGCAtccatatttatatacacaGAATATAGTTGGGCAGATTTACATGAGCCGAGATCTGCCGTACCCCTTGGCTGTACCTCCAATACATGTCCTTCACGTCACCCAATTAACATAtgtcatcaaaataataattatttaaaaaatatataaaattaaatataaaaaattataaaatcaaaagataatacatatattatgatCAATAATACAtattgatgagggaatatttacaggggcaattttactgtactacccctgggaggttaccattaactcggagccatgtgtgccagtaaagacaaatatgcgatcgccacgtgtcaagacttaggagctccgcttatctttataatctttattatgattttgaactggaaagagataaagaagaagattaagtcaaccaatgatatctttaaatatcccaagaattatctctattaggaaagattatcttttcttcctatggaaaggggatcaacctctccttttgaaatatatcttatctcctaagggaaaggccacgggacatctataaatagagggcaacctctacaggtatggggatctgatctgactcctaagggactctttTACTatcttccattactattatactcctcaaaaaccctatgaactgacttgagcgtcggagggatcacggggagcgagtccccaccctttttgcaggtacttggtccgagacagaagaaggtgatcggctccgcatcatcaattggcgcccaccgtggggccttcgtctttttcttctattttccaaGTACAATTTCAAGCCGTAGGAAATCTATTCAACTCAATTACACGTATTTGCTGATTGCATCATGGGTACgcttgtttctcttttaatattttttgtgcctcctatgattttatttttcaattattgttttatgtaaaaataattgaaagagaaggccgaaagatttatatatatatggatatatatattcaatcacataaaagaagCGTAATTCTGCCATTACATTcatattatatgaatatatatatatatatatgttggagaaAAGCTTATCATGGAAGCCTAGCGGAGTAAATAAGAAAAGAggtgttatattataatattaaagggGAAGACTTCCTGGAAAAGGGGTATATACCCAGAAACCACCATGGATGAGCCAGGCGATGGCCGCAGCAAGCAGCGATAATGGTTACGACGGAAGCTCCGTTAATATCGCTTTGGTTAAAACTTATTTCCCTTGTTTTATCATTCTAGTGTTTTAACTACTATTTATTGGAGAATTGCTAGATATATGCAAaaggttttaatttgaattgcttGATAGATATGCTCCAATGActtgaattttaattgattttgttaaAATGTTCGGGATTAATAACGTTAGCAGACGAAAGGCTCGCCCCGAACACCTAcggatgtaggcgttatgccgaaccgcaaaaataaaatactctatttaattgcggacgtaggcgttacgccgaaccgcaaaaacaaaatatttgttattctttaattgcggatgtaggcgttacgccgaaccgcgaaaacaaaatatttgttattctttaattgcggatgtaggcgttacgccgaaccgcgaaaacaaaatattattattctttaattgcggacgtaggcatttcaccgaaccgcgaaaataaaataaggatattATTTGAAATCCCGTCATCAACTATAATCCAAGCCAGCATGTGCGAATGAAAATCGAAGGTCCGAAAGGCCTCAACAACGCAAAagtaaaggatcagatgtgatccttagGGGGCCctgaacccccgaacactcaaaaacaaaggatcagatatgatcctcggggggcctcgaacccccgaacactcaaaaacaaaggatcagatatgatcctcggggggcctcgaacccccgaacactcaaaaacaaaggatcagatatgatcctcggggggccccgaacccccgaacactcaaaaacaaaggatcactTATGATCCTCGAACTCTTGACAACTCAAAATCGAAGgttcaaaggggaccacccctactaattaaggcaccagttcggaggcta encodes:
- the LOC127791717 gene encoding heavy metal-associated isoprenylated plant protein 46-like, which translates into the protein MQRKVVIKFCMNSNKSHSKVLTNAAGFTGVEEVALNGEDQIVVVGDGIDSVALTTLLRKKVGYAELVSVESPEPEEENDNAGDGVHYATPNCNYYRPAYGSSCSLPVYVDEVRHCHEPSLLCSIL